In Agarivorans gilvus, one genomic interval encodes:
- the phnH gene encoding phosphonate C-P lyase system protein PhnH has protein sequence MQHISNGFSQPVQHAQQCFRQILKALSEPGTKVTLQHHAGFAPLNAAASQILLSLCDQDTSLYLSPELTTTESDLSSAWQNLAFHNGIKASNAELADFVVLNQQCNIKLNQLKAGTELSPEQSATVIVQSNSFSSGPRLKLSGPGIADSRELQLGELNEGLLNYLVKPSQRFPLGLDFMFCHQDSLIAVSRTTQLELS, from the coding sequence ATGCAGCACATTAGCAATGGCTTTAGCCAACCGGTTCAGCATGCTCAGCAATGTTTTCGGCAAATACTCAAGGCCCTGAGTGAGCCCGGCACCAAGGTGACACTGCAACACCACGCAGGCTTTGCCCCACTCAATGCCGCAGCTAGCCAAATTCTGCTCAGCCTGTGTGACCAAGATACCAGCCTTTATCTGAGCCCAGAGCTGACTACAACAGAGTCAGACTTAAGCTCAGCGTGGCAAAACTTGGCCTTTCATAATGGCATCAAAGCCAGCAACGCTGAGCTGGCCGACTTTGTGGTGCTTAACCAGCAGTGCAACATCAAGCTTAACCAGCTAAAAGCCGGAACAGAATTAAGCCCAGAACAAAGCGCCACCGTTATCGTGCAAAGCAATAGTTTTAGCAGCGGCCCACGCCTAAAACTGAGTGGCCCCGGCATTGCGGATAGCCGCGAACTGCAATTGGGTGAGTTAAACGAAGGCCTACTCAATTACCTAGTCAAACCCAGCCAGCGCTTTCCCCTAGGGCTGGACTTTATGTTTTGTCATCAAGACAGCTTAATCGCCGTTTCTCGTACTACCCAGCTGGAGTTAAGTTAA
- the phnG gene encoding phosphonate C-P lyase system protein PhnG yields MNTASPATPNIQTRQHWMSILATAPYNELLTRWQQLQLDPPCEVIRQPEVGLARLQGRIGGSGQRFNFADTTITRAAVRLEDGTLGYGYLQGRAKQHALLAAIIDALLVQGEHAPSLQETVIQPLAEQRKQAQQHIAQRAAQSKVDFFTLVRGED; encoded by the coding sequence ATGAACACCGCGTCACCCGCCACGCCTAACATCCAAACTCGCCAACATTGGATGTCGATACTGGCTACCGCCCCCTATAACGAGTTACTCACGCGCTGGCAACAACTGCAACTTGACCCTCCCTGCGAGGTGATCCGCCAACCCGAAGTGGGCCTCGCTCGCCTGCAAGGGCGCATCGGCGGTAGCGGTCAACGCTTTAACTTTGCCGATACCACCATTACTCGCGCCGCTGTGCGTCTGGAAGATGGCACTCTGGGTTATGGCTATTTACAAGGCCGAGCCAAACAGCACGCCCTATTGGCAGCCATCATCGATGCCTTACTAGTGCAAGGCGAACATGCCCCCAGCCTACAAGAAACGGTGATTCAGCCATTGGCAGAGCAACGCAAACAGGCGCAGCAGCACATTGCCCAGCGAGCCGCCCAATCTAAAGTAGATTTCTTCACCCTAGTCAGAGGAGAAGACTAA
- the phnF gene encoding phosphonate metabolism transcriptional regulator PhnF, producing MPRYQEIALNLEQQISQGYQAGQYLPPEQRLAEHYQVNRHTLRRAIDELVLKGWLLRQQGKGVMVLSKPMRYPLHSGSKFTDNLLNAGVKPNSRLLSLSRIQANAQVAKGLNLSLGDTVIQLKTLRFINQVPVSIVFHHLQLGEHEASLNLYRQGSLHAFLQQYHAIKLRRHHTVVGAQLANAEDCACLQICAATPLLTLQTVNVDQHQQPFEFSLSHIRAELVELSLEHPL from the coding sequence ATGCCGCGTTACCAAGAAATTGCGCTTAATCTGGAACAGCAAATCAGCCAAGGCTATCAGGCTGGCCAGTACCTGCCACCGGAGCAACGCCTCGCCGAGCACTATCAGGTGAACCGCCATACCCTGCGCCGCGCCATCGACGAACTGGTACTTAAAGGCTGGCTGTTACGCCAACAAGGTAAGGGAGTAATGGTATTAAGCAAGCCAATGCGCTACCCGCTGCATTCGGGCTCTAAGTTTACCGACAACCTATTAAATGCCGGTGTTAAACCCAATAGCCGTTTGCTCAGCTTAAGCCGCATTCAAGCCAACGCTCAGGTGGCCAAAGGCCTTAACTTAAGCCTTGGGGATACGGTGATTCAATTAAAAACCTTACGTTTTATTAACCAAGTACCAGTAAGCATCGTATTTCACCACCTACAACTAGGCGAGCATGAAGCCAGCTTAAATCTGTATCGGCAAGGCTCATTACACGCTTTTTTACAGCAATATCACGCCATTAAGCTGCGCCGCCACCACACCGTTGTGGGCGCTCAGCTAGCCAATGCAGAAGACTGCGCCTGCTTGCAAATTTGCGCAGCAACACCACTACTCACCCTGCAAACAGTGAATGTAGATCAACATCAACAGCCCTTTGAATTCTCGCTCTCGCATATTCGAGCAGAACTCGTAGAACTCAGTTTGGAGCATCCTTTATGA
- the phnE gene encoding phosphonate ABC transporter, permease protein PhnE, whose amino-acid sequence MTSDTTILEQHSKPSWLSLFAWAIALAGLVWSWQGAEIAPLKLYQDAGNMAELASDFFPPDFSDLRYYLEEMLITLHIAIWGTIFSIILSVPFGLMCAENMVPAWVYQPMRRLMDAARAINEMVFAMLFVVSVGLGPFAGVMALFIHTTGVLAKLFSEAVEAIDPGQVEGVRATGANKLEEIVYGVIPQVLPLWISFSLYRFESNVRSATVVGMVGAGGIGVILWESIRDFMFPQTCAVMIIIVGTVSLLDFASQRVRKLFI is encoded by the coding sequence ATGACCAGCGACACCACCATTCTCGAACAACACAGCAAGCCTTCTTGGTTAAGCCTGTTTGCCTGGGCTATTGCTCTAGCAGGCTTGGTATGGAGTTGGCAGGGTGCTGAAATTGCTCCGCTAAAACTCTACCAAGACGCAGGCAACATGGCTGAACTCGCCAGCGACTTCTTTCCTCCCGATTTTAGTGACCTTCGCTACTACTTGGAGGAAATGCTGATCACCCTGCACATCGCTATTTGGGGCACCATATTCTCGATTATTTTATCGGTGCCCTTTGGCCTAATGTGCGCCGAGAACATGGTGCCAGCTTGGGTCTACCAACCGATGCGCCGGCTGATGGACGCCGCCCGAGCGATTAACGAAATGGTGTTTGCCATGTTATTTGTGGTGAGTGTCGGCCTTGGCCCCTTCGCTGGGGTAATGGCGCTATTCATTCACACCACCGGGGTGCTAGCCAAACTGTTTTCCGAGGCGGTGGAAGCCATCGACCCCGGCCAAGTGGAAGGGGTTCGAGCCACTGGCGCCAACAAGTTGGAAGAAATTGTTTATGGGGTGATCCCGCAAGTATTGCCCTTGTGGATTTCCTTCTCGCTATACCGCTTTGAATCCAATGTTCGCTCCGCCACGGTGGTGGGCATGGTGGGCGCAGGCGGCATTGGGGTGATTCTTTGGGAGAGCATTCGCGACTTTATGTTCCCGCAAACCTGTGCGGTGATGATCATCATCGTTGGCACCGTCAGTTTACTCGATTTCGCCTCACAGCGCGTGCGTAAACTGTTTATCTAA
- the phnD gene encoding phosphonate ABC transporter substrate-binding protein has protein sequence MLKLIKQTAFAGTLVAAALSSSMVTAAEKAMETINFGIISTESQQNLKTTWIPFLEAMEQKTGYKVKAFFAPDYAGIIQGMRFDKVDVAWYGNKSAMEAVDRAGGEIFAQTVDVTGNPGYWSVLVTHKDSPLNSLDDVIAKRSQLTFGNGDPNSTSGFLVPSYYVFAQNNISVSDFKRSMNSGHEANALAAAAKQVDVATGNTENMDRLKVTAPDKFAQLKVIWKSPLIPSDPIVWRKNLPESVKGKVYDFFMNYGKSGDPQELAILEKLQWAPFKASSDLQLLPIRQLVLFKNRINTENDSKLSKAEKAAELAVIDAQLADLNRQQSAITAMAQ, from the coding sequence ATGTTAAAGCTTATTAAGCAAACAGCCTTTGCTGGCACGCTAGTAGCTGCTGCGCTTAGTTCAAGCATGGTCACCGCGGCGGAAAAAGCCATGGAAACCATCAACTTTGGGATTATTTCTACTGAATCTCAGCAAAATTTAAAAACCACTTGGATCCCTTTCTTAGAGGCCATGGAACAAAAAACCGGCTATAAGGTAAAGGCCTTCTTCGCCCCTGATTACGCCGGCATCATTCAAGGCATGCGTTTCGACAAAGTAGACGTAGCCTGGTATGGCAACAAATCGGCCATGGAAGCGGTAGACCGCGCCGGTGGTGAAATTTTCGCCCAAACCGTAGATGTCACCGGCAATCCCGGTTACTGGAGCGTATTAGTCACCCACAAAGACAGCCCGCTAAACAGCTTAGACGACGTGATTGCCAAGCGCAGCCAGCTCACCTTTGGTAATGGCGATCCCAACTCCACTTCGGGTTTCTTGGTGCCTTCTTACTACGTATTTGCCCAAAACAACATCTCGGTGTCTGACTTTAAACGCAGCATGAACTCGGGCCACGAAGCCAATGCCCTCGCCGCAGCCGCCAAGCAAGTAGACGTGGCCACCGGCAATACCGAAAACATGGATCGTCTAAAAGTCACTGCGCCTGACAAATTTGCTCAGTTAAAAGTGATTTGGAAATCACCGTTAATTCCATCCGATCCCATCGTCTGGCGTAAAAACCTACCAGAAAGCGTAAAAGGCAAGGTTTACGACTTCTTCATGAACTACGGCAAATCGGGTGACCCGCAAGAGCTGGCTATTTTAGAAAAATTGCAATGGGCCCCCTTCAAAGCCTCTAGCGACCTACAACTACTGCCTATTCGCCAATTGGTGTTGTTTAAAAACCGCATCAATACCGAAAACGACAGCAAGCTATCTAAAGCAGAAAAAGCCGCTGAGTTAGCGGTTATCGATGCGCAATTGGCCGACTTAAACCGCCAACAAAGTGCCATTACTGCCATGGCGCAATAA
- the phnC gene encoding phosphonate ABC transporter ATP-binding protein, protein MSQQVISVQQLNKHFANNHALKNVELSVTQGEMVALLGPSGSGKSTLLRHLNGLVCSDKSAKGYVEVLGIPVQKNGKYCASVRQSRSQTGYIFQQFNLVTRLSVLHNVLIGALSRTPSWRSLSARFSLSQKRQALAALKRVGLEQFALQRVSTLSGGQQQRVAIARALMQQAKIILADEPIASLDPESSRIVMEILRDINQQEGIAVVVTLHQVDYAKRYCPRVVALKQGEVFYDGPSEQLGDNSLAALYGSQSEQDSPQQTPQTVPQLWPQTA, encoded by the coding sequence ATGAGCCAGCAAGTTATTTCGGTACAACAACTGAACAAACACTTTGCGAATAACCACGCGCTTAAGAATGTAGAGCTGAGCGTGACTCAAGGTGAAATGGTGGCTCTATTGGGCCCTTCTGGTTCGGGTAAATCCACTTTGCTGCGCCACTTAAATGGTCTAGTTTGCAGCGACAAGTCTGCCAAGGGCTACGTTGAAGTATTAGGCATCCCAGTACAAAAAAACGGTAAATATTGCGCCAGCGTTCGCCAAAGCCGTAGCCAAACTGGTTACATTTTTCAGCAATTTAACTTAGTGACGCGGCTCAGCGTATTACACAATGTACTCATTGGCGCGCTTAGCCGCACCCCCAGCTGGCGCAGCCTTAGCGCGCGTTTTAGCTTAAGCCAAAAACGCCAAGCCTTGGCCGCACTAAAGCGGGTGGGCTTAGAGCAATTTGCCCTGCAACGGGTCTCTACTTTATCTGGCGGCCAGCAGCAACGGGTGGCGATTGCCCGCGCGCTAATGCAACAGGCCAAAATTATTCTGGCCGATGAACCCATCGCCTCTTTAGACCCCGAATCATCACGCATCGTGATGGAAATTCTGCGCGATATTAACCAGCAAGAAGGCATCGCGGTGGTGGTCACCCTGCATCAAGTGGATTACGCCAAACGTTATTGCCCGCGCGTAGTGGCGCTAAAACAAGGTGAAGTGTTTTACGACGGCCCCAGCGAACAGCTAGGCGATAACAGCTTGGCTGCCTTATATGGCAGCCAAAGCGAACAAGATTCACCCCAACAAACACCCCAAACAGTTCCACAACTATGGCCACAGACGGCCTAA
- a CDS encoding glutathione S-transferase family protein, with translation MITLHHLVQSRSNRIAWLLEALQQPYQITVYQRDSKTYGAPESLKQVSPLGKAPVISDGELVIAESGAIIEYLIDNYDEQQQFRPKDGQALLDYRYWLHFAEGSMMPLLVMRLVLNKSLEKPMPFFAKPIIRKFVDGLNNMFIEPRIVPQLQQVEQHLAKHTWFAGEQLSGADFQMMLVLQLAAQRCDMSPYSQIKRYMQQIEKIESYQRAMKKLAAAEAGE, from the coding sequence ATGATTACTCTGCACCATTTGGTTCAATCCCGCTCTAACCGTATCGCTTGGTTATTAGAAGCATTGCAACAGCCTTATCAAATTACCGTCTATCAGCGAGACTCTAAAACCTATGGGGCGCCAGAGAGTTTGAAGCAGGTGTCGCCCTTAGGCAAAGCGCCAGTGATAAGTGATGGTGAGCTGGTGATTGCTGAATCGGGGGCGATTATCGAGTACTTAATTGATAATTATGACGAGCAGCAGCAATTTCGCCCTAAAGATGGTCAGGCTTTATTAGATTACCGCTACTGGCTGCACTTTGCCGAAGGCTCGATGATGCCTCTATTGGTGATGCGCTTGGTATTAAACAAATCCCTAGAAAAGCCGATGCCGTTTTTTGCCAAGCCGATCATCCGTAAGTTTGTTGATGGCTTAAATAACATGTTTATTGAGCCGCGCATTGTGCCGCAGTTACAGCAGGTAGAGCAGCACTTGGCTAAGCACACTTGGTTTGCCGGTGAGCAGCTGTCGGGGGCGGATTTTCAAATGATGCTGGTACTGCAACTGGCCGCGCAGCGCTGTGATATGTCGCCTTATTCGCAGATTAAACGCTACATGCAGCAGATAGAGAAAATCGAAAGTTATCAACGCGCCATGAAAAAATTGGCGGCGGCTGAGGCTGGCGAATAA
- a CDS encoding LysR family transcriptional regulator, translated as MNYSLSQLQAFVATMDEGSFKMAALSLNKRPQVVAKLVATLEDVTNIQLFEREVRQLIPTQHGKMLYRYAKRLVQDSEIFEGQLKSLDQTTPSEFKVAIDSSIANPALTACYLEVLKQFPTIELEVMTGGTSQVLEWLRTGQAELAVVFSPMLELKGFNQVDVFNFAVAEVAAPNLVRHGSIMDKSELADLSQIVPRFIYEFGHQDLYVASPRQIICNNMIESIQMMRAGVGWCRIPRYLAEPLIKRGELHEFSMSGTTQILWYACAVYPENKELTWAGDVFLEQAMKLEDYL; from the coding sequence ATGAATTACTCACTAAGCCAACTGCAAGCCTTTGTTGCCACCATGGATGAAGGCAGCTTCAAAATGGCTGCACTAAGCCTAAATAAGCGCCCCCAAGTGGTGGCTAAGTTGGTCGCCACCTTAGAAGATGTCACCAATATTCAATTGTTTGAGCGAGAAGTTCGCCAACTTATTCCCACCCAGCACGGCAAAATGCTCTACCGCTATGCCAAACGCTTGGTGCAAGATAGCGAGATTTTTGAGGGACAATTAAAGTCGCTAGACCAAACGACTCCCAGCGAATTTAAAGTCGCCATCGACAGCAGTATTGCCAATCCCGCGCTAACGGCCTGTTATCTTGAGGTATTAAAGCAGTTCCCCACTATAGAACTGGAAGTAATGACCGGCGGCACCTCTCAGGTACTGGAATGGTTACGCACCGGGCAAGCCGAGCTGGCAGTGGTATTTTCGCCAATGCTGGAGCTAAAAGGTTTTAACCAAGTGGATGTATTTAACTTTGCGGTGGCCGAGGTAGCAGCACCAAACTTGGTTCGCCATGGCTCGATTATGGATAAAAGTGAACTGGCCGATCTGAGCCAAATAGTGCCACGTTTTATCTACGAGTTTGGCCATCAAGATTTGTATGTTGCTAGCCCACGCCAAATCATCTGCAACAATATGATAGAGAGCATTCAAATGATGCGTGCGGGTGTAGGCTGGTGCCGCATTCCCCGCTATTTAGCCGAACCGCTAATTAAACGGGGAGAATTACACGAGTTTTCCATGTCGGGCACCACCCAAATCCTCTGGTATGCCTGTGCCGTTTATCCTGAAAATAAGGAGTTAACTTGGGCAGGCGATGTGTTTTTAGAACAAGCCATGAAACTAGAAGACTATCTATAA
- the yidA gene encoding sugar-phosphatase, which produces MIKLIALDMDGTLLNEEKKITPRTHQAIQQAKQAGVKVVLASGRPLQGLVPYLEQLELTSDEDFVISYNGSLVQRVGNSEIIHKTTLNGKDGSELLKVAEQLGVYIHAFSAEHGLITQQHNPWTDIESSINGIDVNEFDFAQLSADDALVKIMFVAEESVLDQAIANLPAELREQYTVCRSAPFFLEFLHRDSNKGVGVAQLAAILGLSAEQVMCAGDAENDLQMLQYAGLAVAMDNADPELKAIANYIAPSNKQDGVAVAIEEKVLNSLCVESANN; this is translated from the coding sequence ATGATTAAACTTATCGCCCTAGATATGGACGGCACGCTGCTCAATGAAGAGAAAAAAATCACCCCGCGCACCCACCAAGCCATTCAACAGGCTAAACAAGCTGGAGTAAAAGTGGTCTTGGCTTCAGGCCGCCCACTGCAAGGTCTGGTTCCTTACCTAGAGCAATTAGAGTTAACCAGCGATGAAGACTTTGTGATTTCTTACAACGGCTCATTGGTGCAACGCGTAGGCAATAGCGAAATCATTCATAAAACCACACTAAATGGTAAAGACGGCAGCGAGCTACTAAAAGTAGCCGAGCAACTTGGTGTATATATTCATGCCTTCTCTGCTGAACATGGCCTCATTACCCAGCAGCACAACCCTTGGACCGACATTGAGTCTTCAATAAATGGCATCGATGTGAACGAATTCGACTTCGCCCAACTGTCTGCCGACGACGCCCTAGTTAAAATCATGTTTGTTGCCGAAGAAAGCGTACTCGACCAAGCCATTGCCAACTTACCCGCTGAACTGCGCGAGCAATACACGGTGTGTCGTAGTGCCCCCTTCTTCCTAGAATTTTTACATCGCGACAGCAACAAAGGCGTGGGTGTAGCGCAACTGGCGGCTATTCTTGGCCTCAGTGCTGAGCAAGTGATGTGTGCAGGTGATGCCGAAAACGACCTACAAATGCTGCAATACGCGGGCCTTGCGGTAGCCATGGACAACGCCGACCCAGAGCTAAAAGCAATTGCCAATTACATCGCTCCTAGCAATAAACAAGATGGAGTGGCGGTAGCCATTGAAGAAAAAGTGCTGAACAGCTTGTGTGTTGAAAGCGCAAACAATTAA
- a CDS encoding GNAT family N-acetyltransferase, with product MEFCPVIKPLEQQRLADLAREIWLEHFTPIIGRTQVEYMLAHYHSLAIISEQIAAQDYAYYLLEEQGQALGYVGVQPKDGALFLSKLYIHRAARGKGLGKQAMAFIKDFAKQRGLSEINLTVNRDNHDTIAAYLKLGFVKTGEQCADIGGGYVMDDWLMSLRL from the coding sequence ATGGAATTTTGTCCAGTTATTAAGCCCTTAGAACAACAGCGTTTGGCAGATTTGGCCAGAGAGATTTGGTTAGAGCACTTTACACCGATTATTGGCCGCACTCAGGTGGAGTACATGTTAGCGCACTACCATTCTTTGGCCATTATTAGCGAGCAAATCGCCGCGCAAGATTACGCATATTACTTGTTGGAAGAGCAGGGCCAAGCGCTGGGCTATGTGGGTGTGCAGCCCAAGGATGGCGCGTTGTTTTTAAGTAAACTGTATATTCACCGTGCTGCTCGCGGCAAGGGCCTGGGCAAACAGGCCATGGCCTTTATTAAAGACTTTGCCAAGCAACGCGGTTTAAGTGAAATTAATCTCACCGTGAACCGCGATAACCACGACACTATCGCCGCCTATTTAAAGCTGGGTTTTGTGAAAACCGGCGAGCAATGCGCCGACATTGGCGGCGGCTATGTGATGGACGACTGGCTGATGAGCTTAAGGCTATAA
- a CDS encoding lysozyme inhibitor LprI family protein, whose protein sequence is MRVILSLITLSLILGSSKYQAPEKSYAEIHKPFLSVSCIDKVNQEEMDTCTQNAITFLKKEMQIDLNHLIESSEDKKYIKLLRNSQAYWEDYVETNCKIETYESKDGSGYFSIFNACLETQIIERISYLRWLKTNI, encoded by the coding sequence ATGAGAGTTATTCTAAGCTTAATCACCCTTAGCCTTATACTCGGTTCATCTAAATATCAAGCTCCCGAAAAAAGCTACGCTGAAATACATAAACCCTTTCTAAGTGTTAGTTGCATAGACAAAGTGAACCAAGAAGAAATGGACACTTGCACTCAAAATGCTATTACCTTCCTTAAAAAAGAAATGCAAATAGACTTAAATCACTTAATAGAGTCCAGTGAAGATAAAAAATACATCAAACTACTAAGAAACTCTCAAGCCTACTGGGAAGATTATGTTGAGACTAACTGTAAAATCGAAACCTACGAATCCAAAGACGGAAGTGGATACTTCTCCATCTTCAATGCTTGTTTAGAAACCCAAATAATCGAGAGAATAAGCTATTTACGCTGGCTAAAAACCAATATTTAA
- a CDS encoding YcjF family protein: MSTPLKQRQEFTDEQLAEQLLEQASQAQPNKLAAKQVADESEQWQADADDEQPPINLELQPKRSNPWLKYGLIAALVIALGELGLSLVELWQSSPLRAAIYSAVVASLGIGSLVFGLKELRRLRRLKRYHQQQQHGQELMQIQQLDNGQAQRYCEQIAKLQGINDTEEYLKWQQWLNDSHSSQEIVNLYSETVLSPMDLRAKQAIAKWSSEAAILVAISPLALVDMLIMFWRNLKMIEELAKIYGIELGYLSRIRLTKSVFANMIYAAASEVVSDLGSDLLGAELTAKLSSKAAQGIGAGLLTARLGFKAIEQCRPIPWTSNNRPKTKQLKAMLLEKVKQKLSTKTEAN, translated from the coding sequence ATGAGCACTCCACTAAAACAACGCCAAGAATTCACCGATGAACAACTCGCTGAGCAACTGTTAGAGCAAGCCAGTCAAGCGCAGCCCAATAAGCTGGCGGCGAAACAAGTGGCCGATGAGAGCGAACAGTGGCAAGCCGATGCCGACGATGAGCAGCCGCCGATAAACCTAGAGCTACAACCCAAACGCAGCAATCCTTGGCTTAAATACGGCTTAATTGCCGCCTTAGTGATTGCTTTAGGCGAACTGGGTTTAAGCCTAGTTGAGCTATGGCAAAGCTCGCCGCTACGTGCGGCTATTTACAGCGCGGTAGTGGCCAGTTTAGGCATTGGTTCGCTGGTGTTTGGCCTAAAAGAATTACGCCGCTTACGCCGCTTAAAACGCTACCATCAGCAGCAGCAACACGGCCAAGAGCTAATGCAAATTCAGCAACTCGACAACGGCCAAGCCCAGCGCTACTGCGAGCAAATTGCCAAGCTACAAGGGATTAACGACACCGAGGAATACCTTAAGTGGCAGCAATGGTTAAACGACAGCCACAGCAGCCAAGAAATAGTTAACCTGTATAGCGAAACCGTATTAAGCCCGATGGATCTGCGCGCAAAACAAGCCATTGCTAAGTGGTCCAGCGAGGCGGCCATTTTGGTGGCCATTAGCCCACTGGCGCTGGTCGACATGCTGATTATGTTTTGGCGTAACCTTAAGATGATTGAAGAGCTAGCCAAAATTTATGGCATAGAACTGGGTTACCTAAGCCGCATCCGCCTCACTAAAAGCGTGTTTGCCAACATGATTTATGCCGCCGCCAGTGAAGTAGTGAGCGACTTAGGCAGTGATTTATTAGGCGCCGAGCTGACCGCCAAATTATCCAGCAAAGCTGCCCAAGGCATTGGCGCAGGCCTACTTACTGCAAGGCTGGGTTTTAAAGCCATAGAGCAATGTCGACCGATCCCATGGACGTCCAATAACCGGCCCAAAACCAAGCAACTTAAAGCCATGTTACTGGAAAAAGTAAAACAAAAACTCAGCACAAAAACTGAAGCGAACTAG